Proteins encoded together in one Labeo rohita strain BAU-BD-2019 chromosome 21, IGBB_LRoh.1.0, whole genome shotgun sequence window:
- the LOC127152589 gene encoding sialidase-4-like isoform X2, protein MDKTQGSKSRPFPVTTLFKQERKESERVQVTYRIPALLYISENQTFLAFAEKRKTADDTDADVLVMRKGIWKDDGVEWDSQELLSSACQANRRCMNPCPVFERESKTLFLFFITVPVGVSEHKQIHKNKNQARLCYITSKDTGKTWSAVTDLTADVIGEQEKDWATFAVGPGHGVQLKSGRLIIPAYVYPCRSHNCKATSCAFALYSDDKGSTWRLGKRMDGESNECQMAEIIDDKGVSTLYCNARTTLGYRTEALSYNSGQDFATVLSPNKLIETGNGCQGSVLSFLQQSDPPITYLLYSHPSNPENRVDLGLYLNKTPLDSSGWSDVPAMILHHGPSAYADLVEHEPGRFACLMECGIEHENEEIAFLLFELPAKKL, encoded by the exons ATGGACAAAACACAAGGAAGCAAATCAAGACCCTTTCCAGTAACAACGTTGTTCAAACAGGAGCGTAAGGAATCTGAAAGAGTGCAGGTGACGTACAGAATTCCAGCTCTTCTCTATATCAGTGAGAACCAAACATTCCTGGCCTTTGCTGAAAAGCGGAAAACCGCTGATGACACTGATGCAGATGTCCTTGTGATGAGAAAAGGAATATGGAAGGATGACGGAGTTGAG tgggATAGTCAAGAGTTGCTCTCTTCGGCTTGTCAAGCAAACCGTCGCTGTATGAATCCATGTCCGGTCTTTGAGAGAGAATCCAAGACCctatttctgtttttcattacTGTTCCTGTTGGGGTCTctgaacacaaacaaatacacaagAATAAGAATCAGGCACGACTTTGTTACATAACTAGTAAGGACACTGGCAAAACCTGGAGTGCTGTTACAGACCTGACAGCAGATGTAATCGGTGAGCAGGAGAAGGACTGGGCCACCTTTGCTGTTGGACCAGGACATGGTGTTCAACTGAAGAGCGGAAGACTTATTATCCCAGCATATGTGTATCCTTGCCGCTCACACAACTGTAAAGCCACATCGTGTGCATTCGCATTGTACAGTGATGATAAAGGAAGTACTTGGCGTTTAGGAAAACGTATGGATGGTGAGTCTAATGAGTGTCAGATGGCTGAGATCATTGATGACAAAG GTGTGAGTACTCTGTACTGCAATGCCCGAACCACCCTTGGCTACAGAACGGAGGCTCTAAGCTACAACTCTGGACAGGATTTTGCCACAGTTTTATCCCCAAACAAGCTGATAGAGACCGGAAATGGATGCCAAGGAAGTGTGTTGAGTTTTCTACAACAGAGTGATCCACCAATAACATATTTGCTCTATTCCCATCCGTCCAATCCAGAAAATAGAGTAGATCTTGGTCTCTACTTGAATAAAACCCCACTGGATTCCTCAGGGTGGTCAGATGTACCTGCAATGATATTGCATCATGGTCCCAGTGCGTACGCAGATCTGGTAGAGCATGAGCCTGGACGCTTTGCTTGTCTCATGGAGTGTGGAATCGAACACGAAAATGAAGAAATAGCCTTTTTGCTGTTTGAACTCCCTGCCAAAAAGCTGTAA
- the LOC127152589 gene encoding sialidase-4-like isoform X1 yields MGNNIPSKSYSRCPNEINKTTVFKQEEPQTWCCCCKKQVSYRIPALVYLSDDRTFLAFAEKRKTLSDTNAEVLVMRRGTWKDAMSQEVEWVSGQQLLTSACLPDHRSMNPCPVYERESKTLFLFFVCVPTGVSEYEQIRTNKCRGRLCYVTSKDAGKTWSHTTDLTADVIGEEMKEWAPFAVGPGHGVQMKSGRLIIPAYAYRYTGNPNCTSFCCLSFCCFTSYALAFYSDDRGITWKVGNQLDVESCECQMAEIIDDKGVSTLYCNARTTLGYRTEALSYNSGQDFATVLSPNKLIETGNGCQGSVLSFLQQSDPPITYLLYSHPSNPENRVDLGLYLNKTPLDSSGWSDVPAMILHHGPSAYADLVEHEPGRFACLMECGIEHENEEIAFLLFELPAKKL; encoded by the exons ATGGGTAACAACATACCTTCAAAAAGCTATTCAAGATGTcctaatgaaataaacaaaacaacagtattCAAACAGGAAGAACCTCAAACCTGGTGTTGCTGTTGTAAGAAACAGGTGTCGTACAGAATTCCAGCTCTCGTCTATCTCAGTGACGACCGAACCTTCCTTGCCTTTgctgaaaagagaaaaacattaaGCGACACAAATGCAGAAGTGCTTGTGATGAGAAGAGGAACATGGAAGGACGCAATGAGTCAAGAAGTTGAG tgggTCAGTGGTCAGCAGCTGCTTACTTCAGCTTGTCTACCAGACCACCGCAGCATGAATCCATGCCCAGTGTATGAGCGGGAATCCAAGACcctctttctgttttttgtctgtGTTCCCACTGGGGTTTCTGAATATGAGCAGATACGAACAAATAAGTGCCGGGGACGACTTTGTTATGTAACTAGTAAAGATGCTGGTAAAACCTGGAGCCATACTACAGACTTGACAGCAGATGTAATCGGTGAGGAGATGAAAGAATGGGCTCCCTTTGCTGTCGGTCCAGGACATGGTGTTCAAATGAAGAGCGGAAGGCTGATTATCCCAGCATATGCTTACCGTTACACAGGCAACCCAAATTGCACATCATTTTGCTGCTTATCGTTTTGCTGTTTCACGTCTTATGCTTTAGCATTTTACAGTGATGATCGAGGAATCACATGGAAGGTGGGGAACCAGTTGGATGTTGAGTCGTGTGAGTGTCAGATGGCTGAGATCATTGATGACAAAGGTGTGAGTACTCTGTACTGCAATGCCCGAACCACCCTTGGCTACAGAACGGAGGCTCTAAGCTACAACTCTGGACAGGATTTTGCCACAGTTTTATCCCCAAACAAGCTGATAGAGACCGGAAATGGATGCCAAGGAAGTGTGTTGAGTTTTCTACAACAGAGTGATCCACCAATAACATATTTGCTCTATTCCCATCCGTCCAATCCAGAAAATAGAGTAGATCTTGGTCTCTACTTGAATAAAACCCCACTGGATTCCTCAGGGTGGTCAGATGTACCTGCAATGATATTGCATCATGGTCCCAGTGCGTACGCAGATCTGGTAGAGCATGAGCCTGGACGCTTTGCTTGTCTCATGGAGTGTGGAATCGAACACGAAAATGAAGAAATAGCCTTTTTGCTGTTTGAACTCCCTGCCAAAAAGCTGTAA